A section of the Pseudomonas lini genome encodes:
- a CDS encoding DUF72 domain-containing protein yields MAAIHIGISGWRYTPWRGEFYPKGLTQKRELQFASRAVNSIEINGSFYALQRPERYAQWYDETPAGFVFSVKAPRFITHIKRLRDIHKPLANFFASGVLELKEKLGPILWQFPPNFKFDPQLFESFLEQLPHDTEQAAALARQHEPRLNGHASMKAYGKKPLRHAVEIRHESFVDPAFIRLLKRYNTALVIADTAGKWPYREDLTSDFVYLRLHGAEELYASGYTPQALQRWGDRIEAWYHGQQPADPQLIAPRQKPKTRRSREVFCYFDNDIKVRAPFDARRLLERLHLDKDLATAPGEPAAEGVLP; encoded by the coding sequence ATGGCGGCGATTCATATTGGTATTTCAGGCTGGCGCTACACGCCTTGGCGGGGGGAGTTCTACCCGAAGGGGCTGACCCAGAAGCGCGAATTGCAATTCGCTTCACGGGCAGTGAACAGCATCGAAATCAATGGATCGTTTTACGCCCTGCAACGGCCAGAACGTTATGCCCAGTGGTACGACGAAACCCCGGCGGGCTTCGTCTTCAGCGTCAAGGCGCCGCGTTTTATCACCCACATCAAGCGCTTGCGGGACATTCATAAGCCGCTGGCGAATTTCTTCGCTTCCGGGGTGCTGGAACTCAAGGAAAAACTCGGCCCGATCCTCTGGCAGTTTCCACCCAACTTCAAATTCGACCCGCAATTGTTCGAAAGCTTTCTCGAACAATTACCCCACGACACGGAACAGGCCGCCGCCCTCGCCCGCCAACATGAGCCGCGCCTGAATGGTCACGCCAGCATGAAGGCCTACGGCAAAAAGCCGCTGCGCCATGCCGTGGAAATTCGCCACGAAAGTTTTGTCGATCCCGCCTTCATCCGTCTGCTCAAACGCTACAACACTGCGCTGGTCATCGCCGACACCGCCGGAAAATGGCCGTACCGCGAAGACCTCACCAGTGATTTCGTCTATCTGCGCCTGCACGGTGCCGAAGAGCTCTACGCCAGCGGTTACACCCCACAAGCGCTGCAACGCTGGGGTGACCGGATCGAGGCCTGGTATCACGGACAGCAACCGGCAGATCCGCAATTGATCGCGCCTCGGCAAAAACCCAAAACACGCAGATCCCGTGAGGTGTTCTGTTATTTCGATAACGACATAAAAGTCCGGGCACCCTTCGATGCGCGCCGCCTGCTTGAGCGTTTGCATCTCGACAAAGACCTTGCCACTGCCCCCGGCGAACCCGCTGCCGAAGGAGTGCTGCCATGA
- a CDS encoding endonuclease/exonuclease/phosphatase family protein: MSIPEPVGTTDEQQPIISTVSRFTVLTVNTHKGFTALNRRFILPELREAVRSVSADVVFLQEVHGTHEHHPQRYLNWPAMPQYEFLADTLWPQFAYGRNAVYPAGDHGNALLSKFQIIRHDNLDVSIHGHENRGILHCVLRMPGDGREVHAICVHLGLRESHRKAQLKLLSQRMEELPEDAPVVVAGDFNDWRLRADALLKPCGLREVFAELHGKPARSFPARLPALRLDRIYVRDLKASHPQVLAARPWSHLSDHAPLSVEIEL; encoded by the coding sequence ATGAGCATTCCCGAACCGGTCGGCACAACGGATGAACAGCAACCCATCATCAGCACCGTGAGTCGTTTTACCGTGCTGACGGTCAACACCCACAAGGGTTTCACCGCGCTCAACCGACGCTTCATCCTGCCCGAATTGCGCGAAGCGGTACGCAGTGTGTCCGCCGACGTGGTGTTTTTGCAGGAGGTCCATGGCACTCACGAACATCATCCACAGCGCTACCTCAATTGGCCGGCAATGCCTCAGTACGAATTCCTGGCCGATACCCTGTGGCCGCAATTTGCCTATGGGCGCAACGCAGTCTACCCGGCGGGCGATCACGGCAATGCGCTGTTGTCGAAGTTTCAGATCATTCGCCACGACAACCTCGACGTTTCCATCCACGGCCATGAGAACCGTGGAATCCTGCATTGCGTGCTGCGCATGCCCGGCGATGGCCGGGAAGTGCATGCCATTTGCGTCCATCTGGGGCTGCGCGAAAGTCACCGCAAGGCACAACTCAAGCTGCTGAGCCAACGTATGGAAGAGTTGCCGGAGGATGCCCCGGTGGTGGTGGCCGGCGACTTCAACGACTGGCGCCTGCGCGCCGATGCGCTGCTCAAGCCCTGCGGTTTGCGTGAAGTATTCGCTGAGTTGCATGGCAAACCAGCACGCAGTTTCCCGGCGCGTTTGCCCGCGCTGCGCCTGGACCGCATCTACGTGCGCGACCTCAAGGCCAGCCATCCGCAAGTACTGGCGGCACGACCCTGGTCACACCTTTCCGACCATGCACCGCTATCGGTGGAGATCGAGCTATGA
- the clsB gene encoding cardiolipin synthase ClsB, which translates to MTGPLMEKTTIEHVSAPPPVRKPAVADVEYGWHGNNRVELLENGEEYFPRVFEALRQAQSEILLETFIVFEDKVGNELQKILIEAAQRGVRITVNLDGFGCGELSTEYLAALSNAGVRLQIFDPAPRHFGIRTNWFRRLHRKIVVVDGTIAFLGGINFSADHLADFGPEAKQDYSVEVQGPAVADIHHFALLQSGRPARAKYWWQRRRQRRAELAVSDHDGQVRLVYRDNGEHQGDIEEVYLRVLRGARHRVVIANAYFFPGYRLLREIRNAARRGVEVRLILQGQPDLRVARLAARMTYDYLLRAGVAIYEYCDRPLHGKVALVDEDWSTVGSSNLDPLSLSLNLEANVLIRDRAFNRDLFERLDELSSNHCKVMSADKAPRGRIWDMTIGFLVFHFLRHFPAWAGWLPAHKPRLKPFIHPAGSDKA; encoded by the coding sequence ATGACCGGCCCACTGATGGAAAAAACCACGATCGAACACGTCTCCGCGCCTCCGCCGGTACGCAAGCCCGCAGTGGCTGACGTCGAATATGGTTGGCACGGTAACAATCGCGTCGAATTGCTGGAGAACGGCGAGGAATACTTTCCACGAGTGTTTGAAGCGCTGCGCCAGGCCCAGAGTGAAATCCTGCTGGAGACCTTCATTGTATTCGAGGACAAGGTCGGTAATGAGCTGCAAAAAATCCTGATTGAAGCGGCTCAACGCGGCGTGCGCATCACCGTCAACCTCGACGGTTTCGGCTGTGGCGAACTGAGCACGGAGTACCTCGCGGCGCTGAGCAATGCAGGTGTGCGTCTGCAAATATTCGACCCCGCCCCGCGTCACTTTGGCATTCGCACCAATTGGTTCCGCCGCCTGCACCGCAAGATTGTGGTGGTCGACGGCACGATTGCGTTCCTCGGCGGAATCAACTTTTCCGCCGACCATTTGGCCGACTTCGGCCCCGAGGCCAAACAGGATTATTCGGTTGAAGTGCAAGGCCCGGCGGTGGCAGACATTCATCATTTCGCCTTGCTGCAAAGCGGTCGTCCGGCTCGGGCCAAGTACTGGTGGCAGCGTCGCAGACAGAGGCGCGCGGAACTGGCGGTCAGCGATCATGATGGTCAGGTACGGCTGGTGTATCGCGACAATGGCGAACATCAGGGCGATATCGAAGAGGTGTACTTGCGGGTACTGCGCGGTGCCCGGCATCGCGTGGTCATCGCCAACGCCTACTTCTTTCCTGGCTATCGGCTGCTGCGGGAGATCCGCAATGCGGCGCGCCGAGGGGTCGAGGTGCGCCTGATTCTTCAGGGGCAACCGGATCTGCGGGTGGCCAGGCTCGCCGCGCGCATGACCTACGACTATCTGCTGCGGGCCGGGGTAGCGATTTACGAATATTGCGACCGTCCCCTGCATGGCAAAGTCGCCCTGGTCGACGAGGACTGGAGCACTGTCGGCTCAAGTAACCTCGACCCGCTGAGCCTGTCCCTGAATCTGGAGGCCAACGTGTTGATCCGCGACCGAGCCTTCAACCGCGACCTGTTCGAGCGTCTCGACGAATTGAGCAGCAACCACTGCAAGGTCATGTCGGCGGACAAGGCGCCTCGTGGACGGATCTGGGACATGACCATCGGTTTTCTGGTGTTTCACTTCCTGCGGCATTTCCCGGCATGGGCCGGTTGGTTGCCGGCGCACAAACCGCGCTTGAAACCCTTCATTCATCCGGCCGGGAGCGATAAGGCATGA
- a CDS encoding lysylphosphatidylglycerol synthase domain-containing protein, protein MSHSDARPAPHSDAPRKSHWHRWKKPLTMLFFLALIVLFTMLAERIEWGEVFDTLADFKVRTLIIASGVTLMSFLVYACFDLIGRTYIRQNLTWRQILPVGIISYAFNLNLSAWVGGIAMRYRLYSRLGVSKSNIAKILGLSLATNWFGYMVIAGTVFSSGLVRMPPGWKLSSGALQGVGALLLLLSAGYLAACRFSRRREWSIRGVEINLPSLHMAVLQLALGALNWSLMAAVIFTLLPSKLDYPLVLGVLLISAIAGVITHIPAGLGVLEAVFVALLQHEVSRGSLVAGLLAYRAIYFLLPLLITVVMYLVVEAKAKSLRIQKKPS, encoded by the coding sequence ATGAGCCATTCCGATGCACGGCCTGCCCCTCACTCCGACGCGCCGCGAAAATCCCATTGGCACCGTTGGAAAAAGCCGCTGACGATGCTGTTTTTTTTGGCGTTGATCGTTTTGTTCACGATGCTCGCCGAACGCATCGAATGGGGCGAAGTGTTCGATACCCTGGCCGACTTCAAGGTGCGCACACTGATCATTGCGTCCGGGGTGACGCTGATGAGTTTTCTGGTCTATGCCTGTTTCGACCTGATCGGCCGCACCTACATCCGGCAGAACCTGACCTGGCGACAGATCCTCCCGGTAGGGATTATCAGCTACGCCTTCAACCTCAACCTGAGCGCCTGGGTCGGCGGCATCGCCATGCGTTATCGGCTGTATTCACGGCTCGGTGTGAGCAAAAGCAACATCGCGAAAATCCTCGGGCTAAGCCTGGCGACCAACTGGTTCGGTTACATGGTGATTGCCGGCACCGTGTTCAGCAGCGGACTGGTGAGAATGCCGCCAGGCTGGAAGCTGAGCAGCGGTGCCCTGCAAGGCGTGGGCGCGTTATTGCTGCTGTTGAGCGCGGGGTATCTGGCCGCCTGCCGATTTTCCAGGCGGCGGGAGTGGTCGATTCGCGGCGTGGAAATCAACCTGCCGTCACTGCACATGGCGGTCCTGCAACTGGCCCTCGGCGCGCTGAACTGGTCGCTGATGGCGGCGGTAATCTTTACCCTGCTGCCGAGCAAACTGGATTATCCGCTGGTGCTTGGCGTGTTGCTGATCAGCGCCATTGCCGGGGTCATCACCCACATTCCGGCCGGGCTCGGTGTGCTGGAGGCGGTGTTCGTGGCATTGCTGCAACATGAGGTCTCGCGGGGAAGCCTGGTGGCGGGGTTGCTCGCTTATCGGGCGATCTATTTCCTCCTGCCGCTGCTGATTACCGTGGTGATGTACCTGGTGGTGGAAGCCAAGGCCAAGTCGTTGCGGATCCAGAAGAAACCTTCTTGA
- a CDS encoding alpha/beta hydrolase family protein produces MTARSETIAIDIDDEQMSGTFLSPKSKVPGVLFVHGWGGSQERDLERAKGIAGLGCVCLTFDLRGHTGGTGIPLSRVTREDNLRDLLAAYDRLLAHPALDTSAVAVVGTSYGGYLAAILTSLRPVRWLALRVPALYRDDFWHTPKRELDKLDLRDYRSTRVHADSNRALHACSQFTGDVLLVESETDAYVPHATIMSYRAACQQTHSLTHRIIDGADHALSEPVSQQAYTSILVGWITEMVVGERLSIIQSR; encoded by the coding sequence ATGACGGCTAGAAGCGAAACCATTGCGATCGACATCGATGATGAGCAGATGAGCGGAACCTTCCTCAGCCCCAAATCGAAAGTCCCGGGTGTGCTTTTCGTTCATGGCTGGGGCGGCAGTCAGGAGCGCGACCTGGAGCGCGCCAAAGGCATCGCCGGGTTGGGTTGCGTGTGCCTGACGTTCGACTTGCGCGGCCACACCGGCGGGACCGGTATTCCGTTGTCCCGGGTAACCCGCGAAGACAACCTGCGTGACCTGCTGGCGGCCTACGACCGCTTGCTCGCGCATCCGGCGCTCGATACCTCTGCGGTCGCTGTGGTGGGTACCAGTTATGGCGGTTATCTGGCGGCGATCCTGACCTCCTTGCGCCCGGTGCGCTGGCTGGCGCTGCGGGTGCCGGCGTTGTATCGCGACGACTTCTGGCACACGCCCAAGCGTGAGCTGGACAAGCTCGATTTGCGCGATTACCGCAGCACGCGGGTCCACGCTGACAGCAATCGCGCGCTGCATGCCTGTTCGCAATTTACCGGGGATGTGTTGCTGGTGGAGTCCGAGACCGACGCCTATGTGCCCCACGCGACCATCATGAGTTACCGCGCGGCGTGTCAGCAGACCCACTCGCTGACTCACCGGATTATCGATGGTGCCGATCACGCCTTGAGCGAGCCTGTCTCGCAACAGGCGTACACCTCGATCCTGGTGGGCTGGATCACGGAAATGGTGGTGGGCGAGCGGTTGAGCATTATTCAGTCGCGTTGA
- a CDS encoding DUF3182 family protein: MTPTNRKKLVLAHSVRPHAPLHEVETNRALARWLAQVVGLEYGGSYDLELHSGRDVYLLPTQTLVGVAAARRLGVKGPEDLWGGYVDHDFICTKAISHGLLNRYAFAPEGWSSIFSERVRSVVLDGLSVFSLEDARPAAEHLLYSGPIRMKPIHACAGRGQEVIKSLDQFDAILARPDAKTLFTEGVVLEQDLTEVVTHSVGQSFIGDKVLSYCGDQYLTEDGQGDQVYGGSNLLVVQGYYEDLLALELPDDTRLAIQQAQVFDSAADEAYPGFYASRRNYDIAQGLDCDGKQRSGVLEQSWRLGGASSAEVAALQSFVNDPGLQAIRVSSVETYTDQPLPANTIEVYRGPAEHGDFLLKYVTVKSYDG; encoded by the coding sequence ATGACCCCAACAAACCGCAAGAAACTGGTGCTCGCCCATTCGGTGCGCCCCCACGCCCCACTGCACGAAGTCGAAACCAATCGCGCACTGGCCCGTTGGCTGGCGCAGGTCGTCGGGCTCGAGTACGGCGGCAGTTATGACTTGGAACTGCACAGCGGCCGTGATGTTTATCTATTGCCGACCCAAACTCTGGTGGGCGTTGCTGCCGCCCGGCGGTTGGGCGTCAAAGGGCCGGAGGATTTGTGGGGCGGTTACGTCGACCACGATTTCATCTGCACCAAAGCCATCAGCCATGGGTTGTTGAACCGCTATGCGTTCGCGCCCGAAGGCTGGTCGTCGATATTTTCCGAACGGGTGCGCAGCGTCGTGCTCGACGGCCTCAGCGTGTTCTCCCTGGAGGATGCTCGCCCGGCGGCGGAACACCTGCTCTACAGTGGGCCGATCCGCATGAAGCCTATTCATGCCTGCGCCGGACGCGGTCAGGAAGTGATCAAAAGCCTCGACCAGTTCGATGCCATCCTCGCTCGTCCCGATGCCAAAACATTGTTCACCGAAGGTGTGGTGCTGGAACAAGACTTGACCGAGGTGGTCACCCATAGCGTCGGTCAGAGTTTTATCGGCGACAAGGTGCTGAGTTATTGCGGTGATCAATACTTGACCGAAGACGGTCAGGGCGATCAGGTTTATGGAGGGTCCAACCTATTGGTGGTGCAGGGTTATTACGAGGACCTGCTGGCGCTGGAACTACCGGACGACACGAGGCTGGCGATCCAGCAGGCGCAGGTATTCGACAGCGCGGCCGATGAAGCCTACCCCGGGTTCTACGCCTCGCGGCGCAACTACGACATCGCCCAGGGGCTGGATTGCGATGGCAAACAACGCAGCGGCGTGCTCGAACAATCCTGGCGCCTGGGCGGTGCCAGCAGTGCCGAAGTCGCGGCGCTGCAGAGTTTCGTCAATGACCCCGGCCTGCAGGCGATTCGCGTGTCGTCGGTCGAAACCTATACCGATCAACCGCTGCCGGCCAACACCATTGAGGTCTACCGCGGGCCAGCGGAACACGGTGACTTTCTTCTCAAGTACGTAACGGTAAAATCCTATGACGGCTAG